The following proteins are co-located in the Dehalococcoidales bacterium genome:
- a CDS encoding phosphoribosyltransferase family protein: MHSPRTSPIFENRFDAGSQLAAKLTEYQGQPVVVLAIPNGGLPVGLQVALALGADLDVVISRKLPIPLRPEGGFGAIADDGAVILNEAVLKEVNLTEQQINYQVGMVRTDIRQRSLLYRGTKPLSIMGGKTVIIVDDGLASGYTMIAAVESVRKRRPARVVVAVPAASEAAVKRLEEVVDSVVTVATGGMSKFYIADYYRYWHVLSDEEGLKCLKEYRMRRFASSIEPRPAGLKEVD; encoded by the coding sequence ATGCATTCGCCACGGACATCTCCTATTTTTGAGAACCGCTTCGATGCCGGCAGTCAACTAGCCGCAAAGCTCACCGAGTATCAGGGACAGCCGGTAGTGGTGCTGGCTATACCTAACGGCGGCCTGCCGGTCGGGTTACAGGTAGCCCTGGCGCTTGGTGCCGATCTTGACGTGGTTATCTCGCGTAAGCTCCCCATACCTCTCCGGCCGGAGGGCGGCTTCGGTGCTATTGCCGACGACGGTGCGGTAATTCTTAACGAAGCGGTGTTAAAGGAGGTTAACCTCACCGAGCAGCAGATAAACTATCAGGTCGGTATGGTGAGGACGGATATCCGCCAGCGGAGTCTGCTCTACAGGGGTACCAAGCCGCTTTCTATCATGGGCGGGAAGACAGTGATTATTGTTGATGACGGGCTGGCTTCGGGCTATACCATGATTGCGGCGGTGGAGTCGGTACGCAAACGCCGGCCCGCCCGGGTGGTGGTGGCAGTACCGGCGGCGTCGGAGGCGGCGGTAAAGCGATTAGAAGAGGTCGTCGATAGTGTGGTAACCGTGGCTACCGGCGGAATGTCCAAGTTCTATATCGCTGACTACTACCGCTACTGGCACGTACTAAGCGATGAGGAAGGGCTTAAGTGCCTGAAAGAGTACCGGATGCGCCGCTTCGCCTCTAGTATTGAGCCCAGGCCGGCTGGTCTCAAAGAGGTCGACTAG